The following proteins come from a genomic window of Galactobacillus timonensis:
- the rpsJ gene encoding 30S ribosomal protein S10, whose translation MAKNSVRIRLKAYENRSLDAASKKIVETANSHGAKKIVGPVPLPTDREVITVLRSVHKDKDSREQFEIRTHKRLIEIIGPSAETIDALSRLDLPSGVDIEIKL comes from the coding sequence ATGGCAAAGAATTCTGTAAGAATTCGCTTGAAGGCTTACGAAAACAGAAGCCTGGACGCTGCCAGCAAGAAGATTGTTGAGACAGCCAACAGCCACGGCGCGAAGAAGATCGTTGGACCTGTACCGCTGCCGACTGACAGAGAGGTCATTACCGTATTAAGATCTGTACATAAGGACAAGGATTCTCGTGAACAGTTCGAGATCCGTACACACAAGAGACTGATTGAGATCATCGGCCCGAGTGCTGAGACGATCGATGCGCTGAGCAGACTGGATCTGCCGAGCGGTGTCGACATCGAGATCAAGCTTTAA